The Treponema primitia ZAS-1 genome window below encodes:
- a CDS encoding ABC transporter permease, whose amino-acid sequence MFWRMVRRALFRQKGKMLMIAFTVALGASLATAMLNVMLDVGDKVNQELKTYGANINVVPRGASLLDDLYGVSDGSGISDKYLQEAELGNIKTIFWAFNIVDFTPYLNTRVKVNGNTEELKVVGTWFGHHLDLPTGESLDTGMRNMKAWWDTGSGGWINDGDDASVMVGRLAARRYNIAQGDTITLKGLNGTETFLVRGIFNAGGDEDGWIYTTLAAAQRLAGRPGLVSSVEVSALTTPDNELSRRAGQDPNSLSIKEWETWYCTAYVSAICYQIDEVISDAVSKPIRMVAESEGAILEKTQLLMLLITILSLAGSALGISNLVTTSVMERANEIGLLKAVGAYNGPVTALVLTEIIITGIIGGAAGYFAGLGFAQIIGQSVFSQSIDIKPMVIPLVGVLVLLVTLAGSVPSIRLLLSLRPAEVLHGR is encoded by the coding sequence ATGTTCTGGAGAATGGTACGAAGGGCGCTTTTCCGGCAGAAGGGAAAAATGCTGATGATAGCTTTTACCGTTGCCCTTGGGGCGTCTTTGGCCACAGCAATGCTGAACGTGATGCTTGATGTGGGAGACAAGGTAAACCAGGAGCTTAAAACTTACGGCGCCAACATCAACGTGGTACCCCGTGGCGCATCTTTGCTGGACGATCTCTATGGAGTCAGCGATGGCAGCGGTATATCGGACAAGTATTTACAGGAAGCGGAGCTGGGCAATATTAAAACCATATTCTGGGCCTTTAATATTGTCGACTTTACCCCCTACCTTAATACCCGGGTGAAGGTCAACGGTAATACTGAAGAACTTAAGGTGGTGGGAACATGGTTCGGTCATCACCTGGATCTTCCTACCGGAGAATCCCTGGACACGGGAATGCGGAATATGAAGGCCTGGTGGGATACGGGCAGCGGCGGCTGGATCAACGACGGGGATGACGCTTCGGTCATGGTGGGACGTCTGGCGGCAAGGCGCTACAATATCGCCCAGGGAGATACCATCACCCTCAAGGGCCTAAACGGGACTGAAACCTTTCTGGTGCGGGGAATATTTAACGCCGGCGGGGACGAGGACGGGTGGATCTACACCACCCTGGCAGCCGCCCAACGCCTGGCTGGCAGGCCCGGCTTGGTGAGCAGTGTTGAAGTCAGCGCCCTGACCACCCCGGATAACGAACTTTCACGCCGGGCAGGGCAGGATCCAAACAGTCTTTCTATCAAGGAATGGGAGACCTGGTACTGCACCGCCTATGTGAGCGCCATCTGCTACCAGATCGACGAGGTGATAAGCGATGCGGTATCCAAGCCCATACGCATGGTGGCGGAATCCGAAGGGGCTATTCTGGAAAAGACCCAGCTCCTGATGCTCCTTATTACAATACTGAGCCTGGCCGGTTCCGCCCTGGGTATTTCCAACCTGGTTACTACCAGTGTTATGGAACGGGCTAACGAAATAGGCCTCCTCAAAGCGGTGGGGGCATATAACGGCCCGGTAACAGCACTGGTACTGACGGAGATCATTATTACCGGAATCATTGGCGGGGCGGCGGGTTATTTTGCCGGACTGGGTTTTGCCCAGATCATCGGTCAGTCCGTGTTTAGCCAGTCCATAGATATAAAACCCATGGTGATACCCCTGGTAGGGGTTCTGGTGCTCCTGGTCACCCTGGCGGGGAGTGTCCCCTCAATACGGCTGCTCCTGTCCCTGCGCCCTGCGGAGGTTCTCCATGGCAGGTAA